The following coding sequences lie in one Rhizobium sp. ZPR4 genomic window:
- a CDS encoding TetR/AcrR family transcriptional regulator produces the protein MTKAQAAKIERLTRKNDPDATKENILKIATEEFVAAGFSGARVDEIAERTKTSKRMIYYYFGSKEGLYLAVLEQAYTKIRTLESELDLENMPPVQAMAQLIASTFDHDDQNPDFVRLVSIENIHRAEHMKRSVVLSQMNIAVIDIITQILERGYADGSFVRKVDPVDLHMMISAQCFFRVSNRHTFGAIFERDLSSEALKKRHKSLIVDAILAFLRHPSSEMA, from the coding sequence ATGACCAAAGCGCAAGCGGCCAAGATCGAGCGTCTGACGCGGAAGAACGATCCAGACGCGACCAAGGAAAATATTCTGAAGATTGCCACCGAGGAGTTTGTCGCAGCCGGTTTTTCCGGTGCGCGCGTCGACGAGATCGCCGAGCGCACCAAGACGTCCAAGCGCATGATCTACTATTATTTCGGCAGCAAGGAAGGGCTCTATCTCGCCGTTCTCGAGCAGGCCTATACGAAGATCCGCACGCTCGAGAGCGAGCTCGATCTCGAAAACATGCCGCCCGTTCAGGCCATGGCACAATTGATCGCAAGCACCTTCGATCATGACGACCAGAATCCGGATTTCGTACGACTGGTCAGCATCGAGAACATCCATCGCGCCGAACATATGAAGCGTTCGGTCGTCCTGTCGCAGATGAACATCGCCGTCATCGATATCATCACGCAAATCCTCGAACGGGGCTACGCCGATGGCAGCTTCGTGCGCAAGGTAGATCCGGTCGATCTGCATATGATGATCAGCGCCCAGTGCTTTTTTCGCGTTTCCAATCGGCATACTTTCGGGGCGATCTTCGAGCGTGACTTGTCGTCCGAAGCTTTGAAGAAGCGGCATAAGTCTCTGATCGTCGATGCGATCCTTGCTTTTCTGAGACATCCTTCCTCCGAGATGGCCTGA
- a CDS encoding TIM barrel protein → MKTSIATVSISGDLKEKLQAIAKAGFDGVEIFENDFLAFDESPRQVGQMVRDHGLEITLFQPFRDFEGMPEPLRSRTFDRAERKFDLMQEMGTDLVLVCSNVSSVALGGIDRAAADFFELGERAARRGLRVGYEALAWGRHIHDHRDAWEIVRRADHPNIGLILDSFHTLSRKIDVNSIRSIPKEKIFIIQLADAPLIDMDLLYWSRHFRNMPGEGDLPVLEFMKAVAVTGYDGYLSLEIFNDQFRGGSPTAIAVDGRRSLIYLGDQVRRAESSSLTLPPMPTRAEVEGVAFIEFTVDEAETSVLADRLRALGFRHVGRHKTKRVDVFRQGDINLVVNTDPDGFAGASYALHGQSAYAMGLWVDDAEAAVARAVALGAERFEQPLNPGEIEMPAVRGVGGGILYFLDRRSALARIWEIEFDPVNDDTDLQPVGLTGIDHVAQTMKYEELLTWLLFYTAILKAHKTPMVDIIDPAGVVRSQVVENEQGTLRITLNGAENRNTLAGHFIAETFGSGIQHLAFATDDIFTAAAALSDNGFATLMISPNYYDDLEARFGLEPAFTDRLKAHNILYDRDDHGEYFQLYSPTYGEGFFFEIVQRSGYRGYGAANAIFRIAALRRHLRPIGLPKL, encoded by the coding sequence ATGAAAACCTCGATTGCGACCGTTTCGATCAGTGGTGACCTCAAGGAAAAGCTTCAGGCCATTGCCAAGGCAGGTTTCGATGGTGTCGAAATCTTCGAGAATGATTTCCTCGCCTTCGATGAATCGCCGCGCCAGGTCGGCCAGATGGTCAGGGATCATGGGCTGGAGATCACGCTCTTTCAGCCCTTCCGGGACTTTGAGGGCATGCCCGAACCCCTGCGCAGCCGAACCTTCGATCGCGCCGAACGCAAGTTCGACCTGATGCAGGAGATGGGGACCGATCTTGTTCTCGTTTGTTCAAACGTCTCGTCCGTGGCGCTGGGCGGGATCGATCGAGCCGCGGCCGATTTCTTCGAGCTCGGCGAAAGAGCGGCCAGGCGCGGCCTGCGCGTTGGCTATGAGGCGCTCGCCTGGGGACGGCACATTCACGATCATCGCGACGCCTGGGAAATCGTCCGTCGGGCCGATCACCCGAATATCGGGCTCATTCTCGACAGCTTCCATACGCTTTCGCGCAAGATCGACGTCAATTCGATCCGATCGATCCCGAAAGAGAAGATCTTCATCATCCAGCTTGCCGACGCGCCGTTGATCGACATGGATCTCCTTTATTGGAGCCGCCATTTCCGCAACATGCCGGGCGAGGGCGATCTTCCCGTGCTCGAATTCATGAAGGCCGTCGCCGTGACTGGCTACGACGGCTATCTCTCGCTGGAGATTTTCAACGACCAGTTTCGTGGCGGTTCGCCGACCGCGATTGCCGTCGATGGCAGGCGCTCTCTCATCTATCTCGGTGACCAGGTTCGTCGCGCGGAAAGCAGCAGCCTCACCTTGCCGCCGATGCCGACGCGCGCCGAGGTGGAGGGCGTTGCCTTTATCGAATTTACCGTCGATGAGGCGGAGACATCCGTGCTCGCGGATCGGCTGCGTGCCCTGGGCTTTCGCCATGTCGGGCGCCACAAGACCAAGCGCGTCGACGTCTTCCGGCAAGGCGATATCAATCTCGTCGTCAACACCGATCCGGATGGATTTGCCGGTGCCTCCTATGCTCTGCACGGGCAGTCAGCCTATGCGATGGGATTATGGGTTGATGATGCCGAAGCCGCAGTCGCGCGAGCCGTGGCCCTGGGTGCCGAACGTTTTGAACAGCCACTGAATCCCGGCGAGATCGAAATGCCTGCCGTCAGGGGCGTCGGCGGCGGCATCCTGTATTTCCTCGATCGCAGAAGCGCGCTCGCCCGCATATGGGAGATCGAATTCGATCCGGTCAATGACGACACCGATCTGCAGCCGGTCGGGCTGACGGGCATAGATCATGTCGCGCAGACGATGAAATATGAGGAGTTGCTGACCTGGCTGCTCTTTTATACGGCGATACTGAAGGCGCATAAGACGCCGATGGTCGATATTATCGATCCGGCCGGCGTCGTTCGAAGCCAGGTCGTCGAAAACGAACAAGGCACCTTGCGCATCACGCTGAATGGCGCGGAAAATCGCAATACGCTCGCCGGCCATTTCATCGCCGAAACTTTTGGCTCCGGCATTCAGCACCTGGCGTTTGCGACCGATGATATCTTTACGGCTGCGGCCGCGTTGTCGGATAACGGCTTTGCCACCTTGATGATCTCGCCCAACTATTACGACGATCTGGAGGCGAGATTCGGCCTGGAGCCGGCTTTCACGGATCGGCTGAAGGCGCATAATATTCTTTATGATCGCGACGATCACGGCGAATATTTCCAGCTTTACAGCCCGACCTACGGCGAAGGCTTCTTCTTCGAAATCGTCCAGCGCAGCGGCTATCGTGGCTATGGTGCGGCCAATGCCATCTTTCGCATAGCAGCGCTGAGGCGGCATCTGCGACCGATTGGTCTGCCGAAACTTTAG
- a CDS encoding MFS transporter yields the protein MKAQIEHKTPKRAALASWLGSAVEYYDFFVYGTAAALIFPKIFFSAEDPQTAAIASFATFGVAYIMRPLGAVVLGHVGDKFGRKKVLTFTLLLMGFSTFIIGCLPTYNQAGILAPVLLVLARLLQGISAAGEQAGASSMTLEHAPENRRAFFTSFTLSGTQAGLILATLVFIPLGKLDEAALMSWGWRIPFFLSFVVVIVGFWVRRTLAETPAFLEETKKGEVAKVPLVSLITNYWADVLRIIFAALISVVSTIFSVFTLSYAVNTMHIDRSTMLTVLVLANIVALGAIPAWAILADRIGRKPIFIFGAVGCAVLIWPYIWAISQNNLLLVFVLGILLSGVVYSASNGIWPALYAEMFDTRVRLSGMAVGTQIGFALGGFAPTISAAVMGTGPMGWVPVAVFTSITALIAAISAATATETYRTPIDQLGRDERRLAASVRHADRTV from the coding sequence ATGAAAGCACAAATCGAACATAAGACACCCAAGCGCGCGGCTCTTGCGAGCTGGTTGGGAAGCGCCGTCGAGTATTATGACTTCTTCGTCTACGGTACGGCAGCAGCTCTCATATTCCCGAAGATCTTCTTTTCGGCGGAAGATCCGCAAACGGCGGCCATCGCCTCGTTCGCGACCTTTGGCGTTGCCTATATCATGCGGCCGCTGGGTGCAGTCGTTCTGGGTCACGTCGGTGACAAATTCGGCCGCAAGAAGGTGCTGACGTTCACGCTGCTCCTCATGGGGTTTTCGACCTTCATCATAGGCTGCCTGCCGACCTATAATCAGGCTGGCATTCTGGCGCCTGTTCTTCTGGTTCTGGCGCGCTTGCTGCAGGGCATTTCAGCTGCCGGCGAACAGGCTGGCGCCAGCTCCATGACGCTCGAGCACGCGCCTGAAAATAGGCGCGCCTTTTTCACCAGCTTCACGCTGAGCGGAACACAGGCCGGGCTGATCCTTGCAACATTGGTCTTCATCCCGCTTGGAAAGCTCGATGAAGCCGCATTGATGTCATGGGGTTGGCGTATCCCGTTTTTCCTGAGCTTCGTGGTGGTCATCGTTGGATTCTGGGTTCGCCGCACACTTGCGGAAACACCTGCCTTTCTGGAGGAAACCAAGAAGGGCGAGGTCGCAAAAGTTCCGCTTGTCTCGCTTATCACCAATTATTGGGCGGATGTCCTGCGCATCATCTTTGCGGCGTTGATTTCCGTCGTCAGCACGATCTTCAGCGTCTTCACCCTGTCCTATGCCGTCAACACCATGCATATCGATCGCTCGACGATGCTGACCGTTCTGGTGCTTGCCAATATCGTGGCGCTCGGTGCGATTCCCGCTTGGGCCATTCTCGCAGACCGCATCGGCCGCAAGCCCATATTCATCTTCGGTGCCGTCGGCTGTGCGGTGCTGATCTGGCCCTACATCTGGGCCATCAGCCAGAACAACCTCTTGCTGGTCTTCGTCCTCGGTATCCTGCTTTCCGGCGTGGTCTACAGTGCATCGAACGGCATCTGGCCGGCGCTGTATGCTGAAATGTTCGACACCCGCGTGCGCCTGTCCGGCATGGCTGTCGGAACCCAGATCGGCTTTGCACTCGGCGGCTTCGCGCCGACAATCAGCGCAGCCGTGATGGGCACAGGACCGATGGGATGGGTGCCGGTTGCCGTGTTTACCTCGATCACAGCCTTGATTGCCGCCATTTCCGCGGCAACCGCAACGGAGACCTACCGGACGCCGATCGATCAACTCGGCAGGGATGAACGACGCTTGGCAGCTTCCGTTCGCCACGCCGATCGCACGGTCTAG